Within the Catalinimonas niigatensis genome, the region AAAGAGGGCTTCTGGATAGCTTAGGGAATGAACTGGTTCCTAATCGCTATCAGGGAATCAGTAATTATGATGAGGGCCTTCTCGCTATTTTTCAAAACAAAAAATTTGGTGCCTATCGTTATTCCAGCAAAACTTTGATAGAACCAAAATATGATGCAGTTCTACAAAATTATGGTCAGCCGGTATATCATCCTAAAGACTCTTCGTATAGTGAGCTTTATGTGGCCCGAAAAGACGGAGCCTACGGAATCATCAATCGGGAGAATACGCAATTATCTGATTTTGCTTTTGATGAAATAAGCTATTGGAATGATACCTCCGCTTTTGTTCGTCAGAACGATGAATGGATGATTTATCGCTTTTCCCGCCAAGAAAAATTTGACAAGGAACAGGATTATGTACTTTATGATGAGATCAACGATTATCAACTGCTGGAACAAACCGCAGATGAGACGATCATAAAAATTTACAAAAAGAGTGGTTATGGTATCCTCAGCAACCGACGGGGCGAGATACTCTCACCCACCTATGATGACATCAGGGTATTTGGTAACGCAATAAACACCGGGAGTATGTACCTCTCGGAAAAATATGTACCTGAGGCTGATTTGTATATTGTGATCCACTTGGATTATGCTGGTAACATCATCAAGCGTCAGGCACTTACTTCAGAGCAGTATGATAAGGTGTTTTGCGAAGGATAACCTCAATCGTAAGTTTCTATTTTACCTTTCTTGATCCTCGTCAGGAAAGATTGCATATCTTTTTTGACCAATGGTGCCAGGATGTAACAACCCAGGATGTTGGGTAATGACATGGCAAATAACATTCCGTCAGAAAAATCAATCACACTACCAAGGCTCACTGATGCACCTAAAACGATAAAAAGGCAGAATATTACTTTATAAAGAGTCACTGCAAGATTTGAATTGCCAAACACATAGGTCCAGGCTTTTACTCCGTAATAAGACCAGGAAATCATGGTTGAAAAAGCAAACAAGATCACTGCAATAGAGAGCATGTAGGGAAACCAATCTATTACGGTAGCAAAAGCATCTGAAGTCAGGGCAATTCCATCATTTACATTTTCACCTTTGTAGACTCCAGAAATAACAATGACCAGTGCAGTCATGGTACAAACAATCACAGTATCTACAAAGGGTTCAAGAGAGGCCACAAAACCCTCGGTTATTGGTTCACTGGTTTTTACTGCTGAGTGCGCAATTGCTGCGGAACCTACGCCTGCTTCGTTGGAGAAGGTAGCTCTTCTCATTCCTGTGATAAGGGTACCTATCAATCCTCCACCCAATGCTTCTCCACTAACTGCTCCATTTACGATAGTAGCAAAAGCATCAGGTACCTGACCAATATTTGTAACAATGACGGCAATTGCAGCAAAGACATAAAAAATTGTCATGAATGGTACAATACGCTCTGTAACCATAGCGATACTCTTAATTCCTCCAATGATTACTACAGCTACCAATATTGCCAGGATGAGTCCGAAGATCCAGGTATTCTGTCCGATAAATGTGTCCTGCCCACCAGTAATGACAATAAACTGCTGCGCTGCCTGGTTTACCTGAAACATATTACCCCCTCCAAATGAGGCACCAATGGCCATAATCGCAAAGAAACCTGCCAAAAAACCTCCTAATCTACCCATACCTTTACCTGCCAGGCCTTTGCGTAAATAATACATAGGACCACCGGAGACTGAGCCATCAGCGTGTACATCACGGAATTTCACTGCCAACGCACATTCTACAAATTTAGAGGACATACCGAACAGCCCAAACAACATCATCCAAAATGTAGCTCCCGGCCCACCGGTAGCAATGGCAACTGCCACTCCAGCAATATTTCCCAGCCCTACTGTTCCTGAAAGTGCTGCCGTAAGTGCCTGAAAATGAGTAACTTCACCTGGATCACCTTCATGCGTATATTTACCTTTGATAATATCCAGCGCTGTACCGAAGCCACGGATATTAATAAAATTGAGATAAAAAGTAAAAACAATCGCTCCGGTAATGAGCCAAAGAAGAATAAATGGTACTTCTACTCCCTTGATTGTCAGGATGGGATAAAAGATGACGGAGAAAATAAATTCGGCTGCCGGATTAAATAATTCATTAAGCATTACATCAATGCTTTTCTCTTCCATACCTTGATTTTGTGCCAGTACCGGCAGACTTCCTACCATGAACATCAGACAGAGTAGTAGAAACTTACGCATAGTTTAAATTTTATTCTTAATAATAAATTAGGATAGTTTCAGACAAAATAAAGGTGCTTTATTTTGGATAAAGCACCAACAAAATAGGGTAAATACAAATGATATGCTAATTAATATTTTTCAGCATTGAGTGAGGACGATGATTCAGGGTAGCAGAATCTTTTCAATTTTTTTTAAATGGTTTCCCATGTAAGCAAGCCCTTCTTGAAAAGTATGAGGCTGATATCCGAGTTCTTTCTTTGCTTTCTCTATGATAAAACCGGTTTTAGGCGGACGTCTGGCAGGTTGTGTAAACTGTTTTGAATCTGTTCTGCTAATTAGTGTTTTGTCCAGCTTAAAGTGATCAGCTACCAAAAGTGCCATTTCATAGGGTGTGTAAATTTCCTCATCCGATATATGAAAGATTCCTTTAGCCCTTTGTTTGGCAATCAACCAGCACGCCTGGGCCAGATCTTCTGCCAATGTAGGGGTTCTATACTGATCATCCACTACTTTGATAGGCTTCCCATTCTCCAGGCTCTCTTTTACCCACAGCACGATATTACTACGGCTCATCGTGGGAGCTATTCCATACACTAAAGCAGTTCTCAAAATGGCGTAATCTACTCCACTTTGTTGTACCAAGAGTTCCGCTTCCATCTTAGACTTACCATAATAGTTTACCGGATCAGGTTTATCTTCTTCAGTCAAAGGCCCATTAATTCCTGAAAAAACAAAATCAGTAGACAAATGGATGAAAAATGCGTTTTGTCTTTTGGCTGCTTCCAGCAACCACTCAACCGCCACCACATTGACGTTCCAGCACTTTTCTTTATACTGCTCACACTCATCCACATTGGTCATAGCAGCAGTATGAATAATAATGTCAGGATTTTCATCCTCAATAACCTGATTTACCTGATCTTTATCAGTAATATCTAAAGGGCAAAAATGATATTCAGGTAAATCATAATAATTGACATTCTTTCCTTTTGAGGTAGCCACTACTTCTACATCATGTTCATGAGAGAGAAGCAAAATCAGCTTCTGTCCCAACAGTCCATTTGCACCAGTAATCAGGATTTTCATATTCGTTATTTTATTAATTTAGTTTGCCGAAGGAAACTGATATCCATATTCCTTTGTAATCTTCTTTTTTGATACTTCTTCAACCTCTACTGTCATATAAATATTCTGGACAGGTTTATCCATAGCATCTGTAGGTTGGGCAGCAATGGAGTCAATAATACTCAACCCTTCAATAATTTCACCAAAGACGGTATAAGTATTATCTAAGTGGGGCGTACCACCTATACTCGTGTATGCCTGTAAACGACTCTTGGGATAATCTTTTTCTGCTTCTATGTTTAACTTTTCTTTGACCAGCGGCTTTAGTTCAACTAATTTTTTGGTATAGGCCTGATAGTCTCCCTTTTCATGTAAACTCATCAGCTCTTTTTCTACATCTGCATACTCTCTGTTTTCAAACAGTCTGCGTATTCCTCTAGCAAGTTCATTCATGTCTGTAATCAATTCATCTTCGGAATACACTGTACCCTGAACAATATAAAACTGACTTCCACTGGATGCCCGCTCCGGATTTCTTTGATCTCCTTGACGGGCGGCAGCTAATGCCCCTTTCTTATGGAACAAAGTATCCACAAATTCAGCAGATATTGTGTAATCTATAGAATCTTCCGGGTTATATTGAGTACTGGTGGTTAAATCGCCTCCCTGTACCATAAAATCCTGAATAACACGATGAAATATGGTACTATCGTATTTACCGCTTTCTGCTAAAGCAATAAAGTTTTTTTTATGTTTAGGTGTAGCATCGTATAAAACTGCCTGCATATCGCCGTAAGGAGTATGAAAAGTGACCAGATAATCTTTCTCTGTACTACATCCACTTATTACTACTAAAAATACCAAAGGCCAAAAAAGAAAACACTTATTCATTTAAGAGATATAGAAATTATTCAAAATTTAAACTTAATAAAAATTCAATTGTTTTTTGATTTTTTCAAGAAGTATATCCCCTCCCTGAGTTAAAACCATTTGAGCAAGTTGCTTTCCTAAGATTTCCGCTTTTTCTATTTCTCCACTTACTCTTTCTTTAATCATTTGCTGGCCGTCCAGGCTTATGATTCCACCCTGAAGCTGTAACTTATCAGATTCAAGTGTTGCAAGGGCAAAAACAGGAATACTACACCCTCCTCTCAGTGTCTTTAAAAAAGCCCGCTCTGCCTGAAGGCGAATGTCTGTCTTAGTATGGTTAATAAGCTCTTTTAGTCTATTCTTTTGAACAGTTTTCATGCCAGAAAGCACTTCAATGGCTATAGTGCCCTGCCCTACAGCTGGGGTAAATACTTCTGTATCAAGCTCATGAACAATCATATGATCGTATTCCATTCTATGTACTCCTGCATAAGCCAGCAACATGGCATCGCATACTCCTGCTTCCATCTTTGCCACTCTTGTCTGCAAGTTGCCCCTAATTTCCACAGTTTTTGCATGGGGGTAATAATGTTTTAGCATCGCTTTCCTGCGGGCTGAAGAAGTACCAATGATCCATTCCTGCGTAGTATCTTCTAAGTTGACTTGTTGATGACTGACCAATACATCGTTTACTTTCTCTCTTTTTGTAAAGGCAAGCAACTCAAAATCCTGAGGAATTTCAGACTGCATATCTTTGGCACTGTGTACTGCAATATCGATCTCACCTGCTAATAATTGTTGCTCTATTTCCTGTGTAAAGACTCCCTTTTCGCCTATTTCAGCGATAGATACTTCTTGTTTTTTGTCTCCTTTGGTTTCTATGGTTACTATTTCACTTTCTATCCCTCCGTTTAGGAGCAGCTCAGCTACATGATAGGCTTGCCATAAAGCCAGTTTACTCCCTCTTGTTCCTATTTTCAACTTCATATGATCATCAGATATTATTCCTTAGTAAATGTACTACATGCTTCTAACGAAGTATTTGTCCGATTCCAAGAGAAATATCAAGAAACACAATTTTTGGATTGGCATTTCTTTCTAAGTGATAATGCCCCTGGTTGAGTAGGTGAGATACTTGCTCAACCTTCTCAAAAGTCATCACTTTACTGAAGTTTGTAACGAATTTCAGCTCTTCCCCTTGTACTCTGATCAACTTTTTTTCGCTGGCAATAACTTCAATTCCCTGCTCTTCCTGTAGGCTATCTGCTGCTAAGGCCATTAGTGTTTCGCGCATCATACTCAAACCATAGTGCATTAGTCCTTTCTGCGTCTCTTTACCCAGCTTTTGTATTTGATCCGTCATAGCTACCAGTTTGGTGTAATCTCTGGTGTAGCAAAGCCTCATCCAGTCCCGAAAAAGTTTATGGCTATCTTCTTCTACTTCACTTAGTAATTTCAGCGCCTGATTTAGATTTCCGTCAGCGAGGGTAGCAATCTGTCTTAGCCGCTGTAATCTATCGTCAGCAGCGTCTTTTATCCCCTCCTGCCTGGCAAGATGCTGAATAACCTCCTCATCGTTAAATGCCCGTATATTCACAATCTGTGTACGAGACAGGATGGTAGGAAGAATTTTTTCTACATCATAAGCTACCAGGAGAAATAGCGTCCTTTCCGGCGGTTCTTCCAAAATCTTCAGAATTCCATTGGCCGCTGATGGATGTAGAAGCTCTGGCATCCAGAGGATCACAATCTTGTATTTGCCTTCAAAAGATTTGAGTGATAGCTTACGGATAATGTTTCTACTCTCTTCTTTGGAAATATTAAGTTGCTTGTTTTCTGCCCCAAAATATGCACTCCAGTCAGCAGCATTTCCATAGGGATATTCTTTGAGAAATGATCGCCACTCCTTGATGTAGCTGTCACTCACCACATCTTTGCCAGATATGTTTTTGGTAGCACTTACCGGAAAAATAAAATGCAGATCAGGATGGATCAGTTTATTTAGCCTTTCCAGGCCAGCGCTGTCCTGACTGAAACCAGAAAGACTATTGCCATCAGATGGAGTATTCTGGCTATTCAGATAGGTAGCAAAGGCTATGGCCATTGATAGGTTTGCACTGCCCTCGGTACCCAAAAACAACTGCGCATGGGCTACATGATCTTCCTGTGCTGAGTGTATCAGACTTTGTTTGATTTCATCCAGACCGCTGATGTCAGAAAACTGCATATGAAGGAATTTCTACTTGACCGGAAGTTAAAAAATGCTCACCACTTCTATAAGCTTTTCTTTAAGATACTTGAGAAACAAAAAAAGTCTTCAGCGAAGAAGACTTTTATAAAAATTTTTAGCAATTCTAATGTTACTCTTTTTTAGCTTTATAACGTTTGTTGAATTTCTCAACACGACCAGCAGTATCAACATATAGCTTCTTGCCAGTGTAAAAAGGATGAGAAGCAGAGCTTACTTCAACTTTCACTAGCGGATACTCATTGCCATCTTCCCATTTGATGGACTCCTCAGAGTTCATGGTAGAACGGGTAATGAATTTAAAATCACTTGACGTATCGTGAAATACGACTTTTCTGTATTCAGGGTGGATATCCTTTTTCATTGCTTTCGCTTTTTCTATGGGTTGTAACGGATTTTGCCGTTCATTAAGTTCATTTTCTCAAAAGAGTTGCAAATATAAGCGTTTTATTCAGCAATCATAAACATCAACCCATTGCTTTTGCTAAAATTTTGCAGAAAAATTCTAAAGCATTGCTAGGGTATATTCATGTACTTGTGTACCTGAAGGGAAATACGCCACTGCGGATGTGTTTTTACGTATTCAATAATTTGGGGCAACATTTTGTCAGACTTGCTCCATTCCGGCTGTAAATACAGTTTGCAATCCGGACGCATACGAACGGCAAAGTCTTCAGCCCACTGAAAATCACTTTTGTTGTAGATAATGATTTTGAGTTCGTCTGCCTGCTGATACATCTCCGGCAAAGGGGCTTTAAATTTTTTGGGAGATAAACAAATCCAATCCAGATTACCGCTCAGCGGATGCGCGCCGGAAGTTTCTATATTGATGGTAAAGCCTTCTTCATGCAAAGCGTCACATAAATCGCTAAGATCATGCATGAGTGGCTCGCCACCGGTGATGACTGCCAGGCGACCGGGATATTGTGTAGCTTCTTTTACAATCTCTTTGATAAAAATTTGCGGGTGGTGACCAGCATTCCATGATTCTTTGACATCGCACCAGACACAACCTACATCACAACCTCCCAAACGAATAAAATACGCCGCCTTTCCCTGATGAAAACCCTCTCCCTGTACGGTATAAAAGGCTTCCATGAGGGGTAATTTATTTTTTATTACCTCATTATTTACTTCAACCATAGTTTCCTGCTCTTTCATTTGATTCAAGAGTTCAATGTTCTCAGTTTATCATGGATTGTTTTTATAGCCAGTTTTTTCTGTTTTTCTTAAGAAGTTGATCGGGCCACGAAGCATTTTAGAAACTTCCTCACCTAAACCATATATATCTTTGAAATCGTTTTCATTTATATAACTCCTATCCAAAGTGCGATATAACTGCGATTTTGCTTCTGCACAGGAAGCCTTGGCAATAAATAGAAACTGGATAAACTCCTTATTGCCACCGCGTTCAAAGCCTTCAGCAATGTTATCCATAACAGAACCGCTTGATCTTAAAATTTGATCTTTGAAGCGCAAACTCTGTTTTCAATCAAGTCTGCGTACAAATTTTAAACACCTGATTACATAGCACCCTGGCCCTTTTCCAACACTCCAGTTCTTCTTTATTACAGCCATATTTCCTCATTAAACACCACAACAAACAACTATGAACTCTGAACTCTAATAAACTGAATTCTTCGCTGCCAGCATGGTGTTGTATAATAAAGAAGCTCGGGTCATGGGACCTACACCGCCCGGTACAGGTGTGATATAGCTGCACTTTTCGGCCACTTCGTCAAATTTGACGTCTCCCTTTAAACCAAATCCTGATTTTTTGGAGGGATCTTCTACCCTACTTGTTCCTACATCAATGACTACCGCGCCTTCTTTTACCATATCTGCCGTAACAAACTCAGGTCGCCCCAGAGCAGCAATGATAATATCGGCCTGGCGGGTAATCTCCGGAATATTGGGCGTACGACTATGGCACATCGTTACCGTAGCATTACCAGGATAAGCTTTGCGCGACATCAGAATACTGACTGGCGTACCCACGATATCGCTTCTACCAATCACTACACAATGTTTGCCACTGGTAGGAATTTCGTAACGTTTGATCAACTCCAATACGCCATGCGGTGTCGCTGCCACATAGGCAGGCAAGCCTTTGGCCATGCGACCAATGTTGATCGGATGAAAACCATCCACATCTTTTTCGGGACGGATAGCAAAAGTAATTTTTTCAGAAGAAATATGATCCGGGAGCGGAAGTTGAACTATTAAGCCATCTATGTCTTCATCCTGATTGATCTCTTCTACTTTGGCTAACAGTTCTGCTTCAGAAATATCGGCATCATAGCGGATAAGGGTAGATTTGTAACCGATCTGCTCACAGTCCTTCACCTTCATGCGCACATAAGTATCGCTGGCCGGGTCTTCACCCACCAGGATAGCGGCCAGATGAGGGATTTTACCTCCGTTTTTTTTTATTTTTTCTACTTCTTCAGCCAGTTCAAGCCTGATTTGCTGAGCGGTTTCTTTACCGTCTATTAAAGTCATATGATTAGGTTAGTTTGATATGAATGCGCTAGTCCAGTTTGAGTACTGCCATAAAGGCTTCCTGCGGAATTTCCACATTACCCACCTGACGCATACGTTTCTTACCTTTTTTCTGCTTCTCCAGCAGTTTACGCTTACGGCTGATGTCACCTCCATAACATTTGGCAAGCACGTTTTTCCGCATGGCTTTTACGGTTTCGCGGGCAATGACTTTGGCGCCAATAGCCGCCTGTATAGCAATCTCAAACATCTGTCGGGGAATAAGTTCTTTCAGTTTTTCACACAGACGCTTGCCCCATTCATAAGCTTTATCACGGTGAACGATGGCTGAAAGGGCATCTACTTTATCCCCATTCAGCATGATATCCAACTTCACCATGTTGGATTGCCTGTAGCCGATAGGGTGATAATCCAGTGAGGCATAACCCCGGGAAATTGTTTTTAGCTTGTCAAAAAAGTCAAAGACAATTTCAGCCAGTGGAAGCTCAAAAGTCAGTTCTACCCGATCCTGTGTCAGGAAAACCTGATTTTTGATCATACCCCGCTTATCCATACAGAGTTCCATAACATTACCAATATAATCGGATTTGGTAATGATCTGTGCCCGGATAAAAGGTTCTTCAATATGGGACAACTCCACCGGATCGGGCATCTCGGAAGGAGCACTTACCTGTCTCATTTCTCCATTACCCATAATCGCATGAAAACGGACAGAAGGCACTGTAGTAATTACCGTCATGTCAAACTCTCGTTCCAGACGCTCCTGTACAATTTCCATGTGCAACATGCCCAGGAAACCGCAACGGAAGCCAAAACCCAAAGCGGCCGAAGTTTCCGGTTCCCACACCAAAGAAGCATCATTAAGCTGCAGCTTTTCCATGGAGCTGCGTAGTTCTTCAAATTCGGAGGTCTCTACCGGATAAATTCCGGCAAATACCATAGGTTTTACGTTTTCAAAACCACTAATGGCTTTCTCACAAGGCTTGTTGACATGCGTAATGGTATCCCCTACTTTCACTTCTTTAGCCACCTTGATACCAGAGATCAGGTAACCTACATTACCTGTACCAATCGTCTGGGCAGGCTCCTGAAGGAGCTTCAACACACCAATTTCATCCGCTTCATACGTTTTCCCGGTGTTGACAAATTTCACCTTGTCACCTTTGCTGATCTGTCCGTTAAAAATTCTAAAATAAACCTCTACTCCTCTGAAAGGATTGTAGACCGAATCAAAAATCATGGCTTGCAGAGGGGCTTCAGGATCACCGGTAGGATGAGGAACACGAACCACAATGGCATCCAGGATTTCCTTGATGCCAATGCCATCTTTGGCGCTGGCCAGAATGATGTCTTCTCTGTCGCAACCGATCAGGTCTATGATTTGATCGCTGACTTCTTCCACCATCGCACCGGGCAAATCAATTTTGTTAAGGACAGGAATAATCTCCAGGTCATGCTCCAGGGCCAGATAAAGGTTGGAGATGGTCTGTGCCTGTACTCCCTGGGCAGCATCCACAATCAGTAGTGCTCCTTCACAGGCGGCGATGGAGCGGGATACTTCATAAGAAAAATCTACGTGACCTGGGGTATCAATCAGGTTAAAGACAAATTGTTCTTCTTTCTCTCCCTCCTTCTGATATTTGTAATTCATCTGGATGGCGTGACTCTTGATAGTGATGCCGCGCTCGCGTTCCAGATCCATATTGTCCAGTAGCTGTGCCTGCATATCCCGCTCTGTAATAGAACCGGTAAACTCGAGCAACCGGTCAGCCAGGGTACTTTTCCCGTGGTCAATATGTGCTATAATGCAAAAATTTCTAATGTTCTTCATGTACAATTCGCCGCTGTTAAGATTCACAAAAATAGCAATAATTTATTCCTGTAATAATGTGGATCAGGAGTTAATTGATTTTGCCATAAAATAGTTCAACAGCGAATAGAGATGGCTTGTTCCAGACTAAAAATATCCATTCCGCATATAATCGGACTTTTATTTTTTTCAGGCCCAAAAGTCTCAACTTAAAGATAAAACTTACGTATTAATGATTAGAAGTTAAGTAGTAGTATGAGAGTGATTGAGGTGATAGATTAAAGCATGTTGGAGTAAGTTAGGTTTAGTTGTTTAGTAGTTTTAGCACGCCGCACATGCGGCGTGCTTTTTTATGCCATATACTGTTTCCACCACTGTTGAAAAACGATGAGCGCCCAGATAGTCGCATGTACATCGCCGGGATTTTTGGAAAATATTTTTTGTTTCAAAGCTTTTATTCCCTCTAAGTCAAATATGTCCTGACTCTCTATAAATTCATCTGATAAGAGTTCTTCAATGGTGCTTTTCAGTTCTGTACGAAACCAGCCCAGCAAAGGCACTTCAAAGCCGTGTTTGGGACGACGATACAGTTCAGCCGGAAGCAATTCACGAAAAGCATCCTGCACAATCCGTTTTTTCATTTCCCGATTGATCTTGGAATCTTCAGGCAGACTGAAGGCAAATTCCACCACATGATGATCAAGGAAAGGTACGCGTACTTCCAAGCCCTGTGCCATAGACATCAGGTCTACCTTGGTGAGCATATCATTGGGCAGTACCAGCTGTATATCGGTATACAACCACTGATTCAGGGTTTCATGCTGGTCGTTGATGTGTTGAAGAAGTTCGTCTGTTCGGACATCGTGTATTTCAAAAGCCAGCTTTTCCAGTACGCTGCTGCTCAAAAGCTGAGCAGCTTTTCCACCATCCAGATAAGTGGCCCATGCCAGATAACGCTCCTTAGGACTCAGTTGCATGCCTTCCGCGAAGCGCTCCAGTTGTCTTATTTTGTTAGTGACCGGATTATTACGTGACTTAGGCAGCTTCTTCCAAAGCGCGCCCAAACTGCTTACCATTTTCTCTGCGGTACCCGGATGCGTTGCCCTCCAGGCAGCACTGTGTTTGTTGTAGCCGGAAAAGACTTCATCGGCTCCATCACCAGAAAGCGCTACGCTCACTTTCTTCTTTGTCTCCTTGCTCAGGATATAGACCGGTATGACCGAAGAATCGGCAAAAGGCTCATCTATATAATCCAGAATATCAAAGAGATGACCGTAGAGATCATAATTACTTAAAGAGAATACAGTATGGTTCGTCTGGTATTTCTCAGCGACCAGCCTGGCATATTTAGTTTCGTCAAAGAAGGGTTCATCCCGGTAGCCGATAGAAAAAGTATTAAGTTTATCCACATGCTTGCTGGCCAGTGCAGTGATCACAGAAGAATCAATGCCGCCGCTCAAAAAAGATCCCAAAGGCACATCTGCCACTAGCCTGCGCTGCACCGATGCTTCCATCAAGTCTCTCAGCTTTGCCTGCTGCTGTTCGTAGCTCAGCTTTTCCGGATTGAGGTGCTGTTCGTCAAAAGGAACCTGATAGTATTTTCCTTCCTGTACCCTGGGTTCGTTCGCTTTGGAAACTTCCAGGTAATGACCAGGCAGCAATTTGCGCACTCCTTTCAACATCGTATATGGTGCAGGAATGTAGTTGAATTGCAGGTACTGATAGAGTGAGTTTGTGTCTAATTCTTTTTCAATGCCATAAG harbors:
- the lepA gene encoding translation elongation factor 4 translates to MKNIRNFCIIAHIDHGKSTLADRLLEFTGSITERDMQAQLLDNMDLERERGITIKSHAIQMNYKYQKEGEKEEQFVFNLIDTPGHVDFSYEVSRSIAACEGALLIVDAAQGVQAQTISNLYLALEHDLEIIPVLNKIDLPGAMVEEVSDQIIDLIGCDREDIILASAKDGIGIKEILDAIVVRVPHPTGDPEAPLQAMIFDSVYNPFRGVEVYFRIFNGQISKGDKVKFVNTGKTYEADEIGVLKLLQEPAQTIGTGNVGYLISGIKVAKEVKVGDTITHVNKPCEKAISGFENVKPMVFAGIYPVETSEFEELRSSMEKLQLNDASLVWEPETSAALGFGFRCGFLGMLHMEIVQERLEREFDMTVITTVPSVRFHAIMGNGEMRQVSAPSEMPDPVELSHIEEPFIRAQIITKSDYIGNVMELCMDKRGMIKNQVFLTQDRVELTFELPLAEIVFDFFDKLKTISRGYASLDYHPIGYRQSNMVKLDIMLNGDKVDALSAIVHRDKAYEWGKRLCEKLKELIPRQMFEIAIQAAIGAKVIARETVKAMRKNVLAKCYGGDISRKRKLLEKQKKGKKRMRQVGNVEIPQEAFMAVLKLD
- the asnB gene encoding asparagine synthase (glutamine-hydrolyzing); the protein is MCGITGIYAFNEIGRFHMINLAAATDKLSRRGPDFGRSTSVHRVGLGHRRLSIIDTSASGNQPMKDASERYTIIFNGEIYNYQELRQGLEQQGVSFQSATDTEVLLQLYIHQGKACLEQLNGFFAFAIYDEQRDHLFIARDRLGIKPLLYYADEDKVLFASEMKSLLAYGIEKELDTNSLYQYLQFNYIPAPYTMLKGVRKLLPGHYLEVSKANEPRVQEGKYYQVPFDEQHLNPEKLSYEQQQAKLRDLMEASVQRRLVADVPLGSFLSGGIDSSVITALASKHVDKLNTFSIGYRDEPFFDETKYARLVAEKYQTNHTVFSLSNYDLYGHLFDILDYIDEPFADSSVIPVYILSKETKKKVSVALSGDGADEVFSGYNKHSAAWRATHPGTAEKMVSSLGALWKKLPKSRNNPVTNKIRQLERFAEGMQLSPKERYLAWATYLDGGKAAQLLSSSVLEKLAFEIHDVRTDELLQHINDQHETLNQWLYTDIQLVLPNDMLTKVDLMSMAQGLEVRVPFLDHHVVEFAFSLPEDSKINREMKKRIVQDAFRELLPAELYRRPKHGFEVPLLGWFRTELKSTIEELLSDEFIESQDIFDLEGIKALKQKIFSKNPGDVHATIWALIVFQQWWKQYMA